One Vigna unguiculata cultivar IT97K-499-35 chromosome 11, ASM411807v1, whole genome shotgun sequence DNA window includes the following coding sequences:
- the LOC114168560 gene encoding G-type lectin S-receptor-like serine/threonine-protein kinase At4g27290 isoform X1, whose product MKFILVTLTSLLLIPFIPSVVSTVQDTSSISQSQSLSYGNTIVSRPLGTFELGFFNLGNPNKIYLGIWYKNIPIQNVVWIANGANPINESSAILKLNSSGNLVISHNNIDVWYTSSANDAQNPVAVLLDSGNLVIRDQSAANTEEYLWQSFDYPSNTMVAGMKIGWDIKRNFSIRIVSWKSYDDPTPGDLSWGIKLYPYPDTYIMKGTKKFCRTGPWNGLRFSGRPNLRPNKVYNYEFVSNKEEVYYTWTLVNTSLTTIVVLNQTSEERPRYVWLEDTKSWSPYLTIPAELCDHYGVCGANAYCAPSASPMCECLKGFEPKSRENWSTTDWSQGCVLKHALNCKNDGFVPVEGLKVPDTEHTSVDQSIDLAQCRSKCLNDCSCMAYTNYNISGSGSGCVMWFGDLIDIIQYSNATYGQALYIRLPKSELEDAINRRRKSTIKLVTSIPVASGMLLLGIYFICRFRRKKNEKSENIFESCVDDLDLPLFDLSTITAATDNFSEMNRIGEGGFGPVYWGKLFSGLEIAVKRLSQNSGQGITEFVNEVKLIAKLQHRNLVKLLGCCIQNQEKILVYEYMSNGSLDYFIFDHTKGKLLDWKKRFHIICGLARGLMYLHEDSRLRIVHRDLKGSNVLLDEDFNPKISDFGLAKTVGKEEIEGNTNMIVGTFGYMAPEYAIDGQFSIKSDVFSFGVILLEIICGRKNRGSYHGKQYNLVDHAWTLWKFGKTSEIIDPNIESSCIESELLRCIHIGLLCVQQYPEDRPTMSSVVLMLGSEMDLDEPKRPGIFNKKESIEASSSSSSSTNALTITLKAR is encoded by the exons ATGAAGTTTATTCTTGTTACTCTCACGAGTCTCCTGCTTATACCGTTTATCCCTTCTGTTGTTTCCACAGTACAAGACACGTCATCTATTTCTCAGTCCCAGTCCCTCAGTTATGGAAACACCATAGTTTCTCGCCCACTCGGAACCTTTGAGCTTGGTTTCTTCAATCTTGGAAATCCCAACAAGATCTACCTCGGGATTTGGTATAAGAATATTCCGATTCAAAACGTTGTTTGGATTGCAAACGGTGCCAATCCTATCAATGAATCCTCTGCCATCTTGAAACTAAATAGTTCTGGCAACTTGGTCATTTCCCACAACAACATCGATGTTTGGTACACTAGTTCTGCAAACGATGCACAGAATCCAGTAGCAGTACTTTTGGATTCTGGTAATCTTGTAATAAGAGATCAGAGTGCAGCAAATACAGAGGAATACTTGTGGCAAAGTTTTGATTACCCTTCTAATACAATGGTTGCTGGAATGAAGATTGGATgggacatcaaaagaaattTTAGTATTCGTATCGTATCTTGGAAGAGTTATGATGATCCAACACCAGGAGATTTGTCATGGGGCATTAAACTATATCCTTATCCTGATACCTATATCATGAAGGGAACCAAAAAGTTCTGCAGAACTGGACCATGGAATGGATTGCGCTTCAGTGGCCGGCCAAATCTGAGGCCTAATAAGGTTTACAATTATGAGTTTGTGTCCAACAAGGAAGAGGTTTATTACACATGGACACTGGTGAATACTAGTTTAACAACAATTGTGGTCCTTAACCAAACCTCGGAAGAGCGTCCTCGTTATGTGTGGTTAGAGGATACTAAATCATGGTCACCTTATTTAACCATACCAGCGGAGCTCTGTGACCATTATGGCGTATGTGGAGCCAATGCATATTGCGCCCCTTCTGCATCACCAATGTGTGAATGTTTGAAAGGGTTCGAGCCTAAGTCTCGAGAAAACTGGAGCACAACGGACTGGTCTCAAGGATGTGTCCTTAAACATGCTTTGAATTGCAAGAATGATGGGTTTGTCCCTGTCGAAGGCTTGAAAGTTCCGGATACTGAACATACCTCTGTGGATCAGAGTATTGATCTAGCGCAATGCAGAAGCAAGTGCTTGAATGATTGTTCCTGCATGGcatatacaaattataatattagtgGATCAGGAAGTGGTTGTGTGATGTGGTTTGGTGATCTAATTGACATCATACAGTATTCAAATGCTACATATGGGCAGGCTTTATATATCCGGCTGCCAAAATCAGAATTAG AAGATGCTATCAACAGGCGGAGGAAGTCCACAATAAAACTTGTAACCAGCATCCCTGTGGCTTCAGGGATGCTTTTACTTGGTATTTATTTCATCTGCAGATTCCGGAGGAAGAAGAACG AGAAGTCAGAAAATATCTTTGAATCATGTGTGGATGATTTGGATCTACCATTGTTTGATTTGTCAACAATTACAGCTGCTACTGATAATTTCTCAGAGATGAATCGGATTGGAGAAGGTGGTTTTGGACCTGTATATTGG GGAAAATTATTCAGTGGACTAGAAATTGCTGTAAAGAGACTTTCACAAAATTCAGGACAAGGAATAACCGAGTTTGTAAATGAAGTTAAACTGATTGCAAAACTTCAGCACAGGAATCTTGTAAAACTTTTAGGCTGTTGCAttcaaaaccaagaaaaaatattggtttATGAATATATGTCCAACGGCAGCCTAGATTACTTCATTTTTG ATCACACAAAAGGTAAACTACTTGACTGGAAAAAGCGTTTCCACATAATTTGTGGACTTGCAAGAGGACTTATGTATCTTCATGAAGATTCTCGACTAAGGATTGTCCATAGAGACCTCAAAGGGAGTAATGTTCTTCTAGATGAAGATTTCAATCCAAAAATATCAGATTTTGGATTGGCTAAAACTGTTGGAAAAGAGGAGATTGAAGGAAACACAAATATGATAGTTGGAACATT TGGGTACATGGCACCCGAATATGCTATTGATGGTCAGTTTTCTATAAAATCTGATGTATTCAGCTTTGGTGTTATATTGTTGGAGATAATATGTGGGAGGAAAAATAGAGGATCATATCATGGAAAGCAATATAACCTTGTTGATCAT GCATGGACATTGTGGAAATTTGGAAAGACTTCAGAAATAATTGACCCAAACATTGAGAGTTCATGCATTGAATCTGAATTGTTACGTTGCATCCATATTGGGCTATTGTGTGTTCAACAATACCCAGAGGATAGGCCTACAATGAGTTCAGTGGTTTTAATGTTGGGAAGTGAGATGGATTTGGATGAACCAAAAAGGCCGGGGATTTTCAATAAGAAGGAATCTATTGAAGCAAGTTCAAGCTCAAGTAGTTCAACCAATGCCCTAACCATAACCCTAAAGGCTCGGTGA
- the LOC114168560 gene encoding G-type lectin S-receptor-like serine/threonine-protein kinase At4g27290 isoform X2, with product MKFILVTLTSLLLIPFIPSVVSTVQDTSSISQSQSLSYGNTIVSRPLGTFELGFFNLGNPNKIYLGIWYKNIPIQNVVWIANGANPINESSAILKLNSSGNLVISHNNIDVWYTSSANDAQNPVAVLLDSGNLVIRDQSAANTEEYLWQSFDYPSNTMVAGMKIGWDIKRNFSIRIVSWKSYDDPTPGDLSWGIKLYPYPDTYIMKGTKKFCRTGPWNGLRFSGRPNLRPNKVYNYEFVSNKEEVYYTWTLVNTSLTTIVVLNQTSEERPRYVWLEDTKSWSPYLTIPAELCDHYGVCGANAYCAPSASPMCECLKGFEPKSRENWSTTDWSQGCVLKHALNCKNDGFVPVEGLKVPDTEHTSVDQSIDLAQCRSKCLNDCSCMAYTNYNISGSGSGCVMWFGDLIDIIQYSNATYGQALYIRLPKSELDAINRRRKSTIKLVTSIPVASGMLLLGIYFICRFRRKKNEKSENIFESCVDDLDLPLFDLSTITAATDNFSEMNRIGEGGFGPVYWGKLFSGLEIAVKRLSQNSGQGITEFVNEVKLIAKLQHRNLVKLLGCCIQNQEKILVYEYMSNGSLDYFIFDHTKGKLLDWKKRFHIICGLARGLMYLHEDSRLRIVHRDLKGSNVLLDEDFNPKISDFGLAKTVGKEEIEGNTNMIVGTFGYMAPEYAIDGQFSIKSDVFSFGVILLEIICGRKNRGSYHGKQYNLVDHAWTLWKFGKTSEIIDPNIESSCIESELLRCIHIGLLCVQQYPEDRPTMSSVVLMLGSEMDLDEPKRPGIFNKKESIEASSSSSSSTNALTITLKAR from the exons ATGAAGTTTATTCTTGTTACTCTCACGAGTCTCCTGCTTATACCGTTTATCCCTTCTGTTGTTTCCACAGTACAAGACACGTCATCTATTTCTCAGTCCCAGTCCCTCAGTTATGGAAACACCATAGTTTCTCGCCCACTCGGAACCTTTGAGCTTGGTTTCTTCAATCTTGGAAATCCCAACAAGATCTACCTCGGGATTTGGTATAAGAATATTCCGATTCAAAACGTTGTTTGGATTGCAAACGGTGCCAATCCTATCAATGAATCCTCTGCCATCTTGAAACTAAATAGTTCTGGCAACTTGGTCATTTCCCACAACAACATCGATGTTTGGTACACTAGTTCTGCAAACGATGCACAGAATCCAGTAGCAGTACTTTTGGATTCTGGTAATCTTGTAATAAGAGATCAGAGTGCAGCAAATACAGAGGAATACTTGTGGCAAAGTTTTGATTACCCTTCTAATACAATGGTTGCTGGAATGAAGATTGGATgggacatcaaaagaaattTTAGTATTCGTATCGTATCTTGGAAGAGTTATGATGATCCAACACCAGGAGATTTGTCATGGGGCATTAAACTATATCCTTATCCTGATACCTATATCATGAAGGGAACCAAAAAGTTCTGCAGAACTGGACCATGGAATGGATTGCGCTTCAGTGGCCGGCCAAATCTGAGGCCTAATAAGGTTTACAATTATGAGTTTGTGTCCAACAAGGAAGAGGTTTATTACACATGGACACTGGTGAATACTAGTTTAACAACAATTGTGGTCCTTAACCAAACCTCGGAAGAGCGTCCTCGTTATGTGTGGTTAGAGGATACTAAATCATGGTCACCTTATTTAACCATACCAGCGGAGCTCTGTGACCATTATGGCGTATGTGGAGCCAATGCATATTGCGCCCCTTCTGCATCACCAATGTGTGAATGTTTGAAAGGGTTCGAGCCTAAGTCTCGAGAAAACTGGAGCACAACGGACTGGTCTCAAGGATGTGTCCTTAAACATGCTTTGAATTGCAAGAATGATGGGTTTGTCCCTGTCGAAGGCTTGAAAGTTCCGGATACTGAACATACCTCTGTGGATCAGAGTATTGATCTAGCGCAATGCAGAAGCAAGTGCTTGAATGATTGTTCCTGCATGGcatatacaaattataatattagtgGATCAGGAAGTGGTTGTGTGATGTGGTTTGGTGATCTAATTGACATCATACAGTATTCAAATGCTACATATGGGCAGGCTTTATATATCCGGCTGCCAAAATCAGAATTAG ATGCTATCAACAGGCGGAGGAAGTCCACAATAAAACTTGTAACCAGCATCCCTGTGGCTTCAGGGATGCTTTTACTTGGTATTTATTTCATCTGCAGATTCCGGAGGAAGAAGAACG AGAAGTCAGAAAATATCTTTGAATCATGTGTGGATGATTTGGATCTACCATTGTTTGATTTGTCAACAATTACAGCTGCTACTGATAATTTCTCAGAGATGAATCGGATTGGAGAAGGTGGTTTTGGACCTGTATATTGG GGAAAATTATTCAGTGGACTAGAAATTGCTGTAAAGAGACTTTCACAAAATTCAGGACAAGGAATAACCGAGTTTGTAAATGAAGTTAAACTGATTGCAAAACTTCAGCACAGGAATCTTGTAAAACTTTTAGGCTGTTGCAttcaaaaccaagaaaaaatattggtttATGAATATATGTCCAACGGCAGCCTAGATTACTTCATTTTTG ATCACACAAAAGGTAAACTACTTGACTGGAAAAAGCGTTTCCACATAATTTGTGGACTTGCAAGAGGACTTATGTATCTTCATGAAGATTCTCGACTAAGGATTGTCCATAGAGACCTCAAAGGGAGTAATGTTCTTCTAGATGAAGATTTCAATCCAAAAATATCAGATTTTGGATTGGCTAAAACTGTTGGAAAAGAGGAGATTGAAGGAAACACAAATATGATAGTTGGAACATT TGGGTACATGGCACCCGAATATGCTATTGATGGTCAGTTTTCTATAAAATCTGATGTATTCAGCTTTGGTGTTATATTGTTGGAGATAATATGTGGGAGGAAAAATAGAGGATCATATCATGGAAAGCAATATAACCTTGTTGATCAT GCATGGACATTGTGGAAATTTGGAAAGACTTCAGAAATAATTGACCCAAACATTGAGAGTTCATGCATTGAATCTGAATTGTTACGTTGCATCCATATTGGGCTATTGTGTGTTCAACAATACCCAGAGGATAGGCCTACAATGAGTTCAGTGGTTTTAATGTTGGGAAGTGAGATGGATTTGGATGAACCAAAAAGGCCGGGGATTTTCAATAAGAAGGAATCTATTGAAGCAAGTTCAAGCTCAAGTAGTTCAACCAATGCCCTAACCATAACCCTAAAGGCTCGGTGA
- the LOC114168560 gene encoding G-type lectin S-receptor-like serine/threonine-protein kinase At4g27290 isoform X3, which yields MKFILVTLTSLLLIPFIPSVVSTVQDTSSISQSQSLSYGNTIVSRPLGTFELGFFNLGNPNKIYLGIWYKNIPIQNVVWIANGANPINESSAILKLNSSGNLVISHNNIDVWYTSSANDAQNPVAVLLDSGNLVIRDQSAANTEEYLWQSFDYPSNTMVAGMKIGWDIKRNFSIRIVSWKSYDDPTPGDLSWGIKLYPYPDTYIMKGTKKFCRTGPWNGLRFSGRPNLRPNKVYNYEFVSNKEEVYYTWTLVNTSLTTIVVLNQTSEERPRYVWLEDTKSWSPYLTIPAELCDHYGVCGANAYCAPSASPMCECLKGFEPKSRENWSTTDWSQGCVLKHALNCKNDGFVPVEGLKVPDTEHTSVDQSIDLAQCRSKCLNDCSCMAYTNYNISGSGSGCVMWFGDLIDIIQYSNATYGQALYIRLPKSELEDAINRRRKSTIKLVTSIPVASGMLLLGIYFICRFRRKKNAATDNFSEMNRIGEGGFGPVYWGKLFSGLEIAVKRLSQNSGQGITEFVNEVKLIAKLQHRNLVKLLGCCIQNQEKILVYEYMSNGSLDYFIFDHTKGKLLDWKKRFHIICGLARGLMYLHEDSRLRIVHRDLKGSNVLLDEDFNPKISDFGLAKTVGKEEIEGNTNMIVGTFGYMAPEYAIDGQFSIKSDVFSFGVILLEIICGRKNRGSYHGKQYNLVDHAWTLWKFGKTSEIIDPNIESSCIESELLRCIHIGLLCVQQYPEDRPTMSSVVLMLGSEMDLDEPKRPGIFNKKESIEASSSSSSSTNALTITLKAR from the exons ATGAAGTTTATTCTTGTTACTCTCACGAGTCTCCTGCTTATACCGTTTATCCCTTCTGTTGTTTCCACAGTACAAGACACGTCATCTATTTCTCAGTCCCAGTCCCTCAGTTATGGAAACACCATAGTTTCTCGCCCACTCGGAACCTTTGAGCTTGGTTTCTTCAATCTTGGAAATCCCAACAAGATCTACCTCGGGATTTGGTATAAGAATATTCCGATTCAAAACGTTGTTTGGATTGCAAACGGTGCCAATCCTATCAATGAATCCTCTGCCATCTTGAAACTAAATAGTTCTGGCAACTTGGTCATTTCCCACAACAACATCGATGTTTGGTACACTAGTTCTGCAAACGATGCACAGAATCCAGTAGCAGTACTTTTGGATTCTGGTAATCTTGTAATAAGAGATCAGAGTGCAGCAAATACAGAGGAATACTTGTGGCAAAGTTTTGATTACCCTTCTAATACAATGGTTGCTGGAATGAAGATTGGATgggacatcaaaagaaattTTAGTATTCGTATCGTATCTTGGAAGAGTTATGATGATCCAACACCAGGAGATTTGTCATGGGGCATTAAACTATATCCTTATCCTGATACCTATATCATGAAGGGAACCAAAAAGTTCTGCAGAACTGGACCATGGAATGGATTGCGCTTCAGTGGCCGGCCAAATCTGAGGCCTAATAAGGTTTACAATTATGAGTTTGTGTCCAACAAGGAAGAGGTTTATTACACATGGACACTGGTGAATACTAGTTTAACAACAATTGTGGTCCTTAACCAAACCTCGGAAGAGCGTCCTCGTTATGTGTGGTTAGAGGATACTAAATCATGGTCACCTTATTTAACCATACCAGCGGAGCTCTGTGACCATTATGGCGTATGTGGAGCCAATGCATATTGCGCCCCTTCTGCATCACCAATGTGTGAATGTTTGAAAGGGTTCGAGCCTAAGTCTCGAGAAAACTGGAGCACAACGGACTGGTCTCAAGGATGTGTCCTTAAACATGCTTTGAATTGCAAGAATGATGGGTTTGTCCCTGTCGAAGGCTTGAAAGTTCCGGATACTGAACATACCTCTGTGGATCAGAGTATTGATCTAGCGCAATGCAGAAGCAAGTGCTTGAATGATTGTTCCTGCATGGcatatacaaattataatattagtgGATCAGGAAGTGGTTGTGTGATGTGGTTTGGTGATCTAATTGACATCATACAGTATTCAAATGCTACATATGGGCAGGCTTTATATATCCGGCTGCCAAAATCAGAATTAG AAGATGCTATCAACAGGCGGAGGAAGTCCACAATAAAACTTGTAACCAGCATCCCTGTGGCTTCAGGGATGCTTTTACTTGGTATTTATTTCATCTGCAGATTCCGGAGGAAGAAGAACG CTGCTACTGATAATTTCTCAGAGATGAATCGGATTGGAGAAGGTGGTTTTGGACCTGTATATTGG GGAAAATTATTCAGTGGACTAGAAATTGCTGTAAAGAGACTTTCACAAAATTCAGGACAAGGAATAACCGAGTTTGTAAATGAAGTTAAACTGATTGCAAAACTTCAGCACAGGAATCTTGTAAAACTTTTAGGCTGTTGCAttcaaaaccaagaaaaaatattggtttATGAATATATGTCCAACGGCAGCCTAGATTACTTCATTTTTG ATCACACAAAAGGTAAACTACTTGACTGGAAAAAGCGTTTCCACATAATTTGTGGACTTGCAAGAGGACTTATGTATCTTCATGAAGATTCTCGACTAAGGATTGTCCATAGAGACCTCAAAGGGAGTAATGTTCTTCTAGATGAAGATTTCAATCCAAAAATATCAGATTTTGGATTGGCTAAAACTGTTGGAAAAGAGGAGATTGAAGGAAACACAAATATGATAGTTGGAACATT TGGGTACATGGCACCCGAATATGCTATTGATGGTCAGTTTTCTATAAAATCTGATGTATTCAGCTTTGGTGTTATATTGTTGGAGATAATATGTGGGAGGAAAAATAGAGGATCATATCATGGAAAGCAATATAACCTTGTTGATCAT GCATGGACATTGTGGAAATTTGGAAAGACTTCAGAAATAATTGACCCAAACATTGAGAGTTCATGCATTGAATCTGAATTGTTACGTTGCATCCATATTGGGCTATTGTGTGTTCAACAATACCCAGAGGATAGGCCTACAATGAGTTCAGTGGTTTTAATGTTGGGAAGTGAGATGGATTTGGATGAACCAAAAAGGCCGGGGATTTTCAATAAGAAGGAATCTATTGAAGCAAGTTCAAGCTCAAGTAGTTCAACCAATGCCCTAACCATAACCCTAAAGGCTCGGTGA